TTGACGGACGCCAGACTCGGCTGAAACGGCGAAGCCCCTTCAACCGCCGGAGCGGGGAAGGGGCTTCGCGTCACAAGAGCCGGAGCCGGCCGGAGGAATTAGCTCGTCAGCACCTTGATCTTCCGCGGTTTCGCCTCCTCGACTTTGGGTAGCGTGATCTGGAGCACGCCGTCAAGGTACTCCGCCTTGATGCGCCCGGTGTCCACCGACATGGGGAGGGTGAAGGACCTCGAGAACGTGCCGTAGTAGCGCTCGGAGCGGTAGGAATTGTCCGACTTCATCTCCTTCTCGCGCTTTCTCTCCCCTCGCAGGCTGAGAACATTGTTCTCGACCTGGATGTCGATGTCGTTGCGATCGATGCCCGGCAGCTCCGCCTTCACCACGATGTTGTCCCCCTCCTCGTAGATGTCGCACAGGGGAGCCCATGCTTGCATCGTCTCCTCGCCTCCGAAGC
This is a stretch of genomic DNA from Candidatus Polarisedimenticolia bacterium. It encodes these proteins:
- a CDS encoding Hsp20/alpha crystallin family protein, translating into MTLVRFQPFADDFQALQERINRIFTDTTHSRFGGEETMQAWAPLCDIYEEGDNIVVKAELPGIDRNDIDIQVENNVLSLRGERKREKEMKSDNSYRSERYYGTFSRSFTLPMSVDTGRIKAEYLDGVLQITLPKVEEAKPRKIKVLTS